GCCTTGTGCGACCCGGCCGTGCTGGAACGCAGCTTCCGCCAGGGTCTGACCATTGTCAACGTGGGCAACGGCCACACCGTGGCGGCCCTGCTCTATCAGGGCAAGGTACGCGGCATCTACGAGCACCATACGGGCATGCGCACGCGGGAGCAGCTTCTGGAAGACCTGGAGCAGTTTCGCAAGCACTGGCTGCCTGCCGAAGCGGTGCAGGCCAGCGGCGGGCACGGCACGGCCTTCGGGCCCGCTTGTGAAGAGGCCGGCGGCTACGCGCCCACCTTTATTACAGGCCCCAAACGCGCCCTGCTGGAGGGCTGCGGCACATTTCTGGCTCCGCACGGCGACATGATGCTGGCGGGCTGTTTCGGACTGCTTTGGGGCTGGGCGCACCGGCAGGCGAAGTAAAACGCGCCACTTCAGGGGGAAAGTATGGACGTTTTTGATGAAGCGGAACTGTGGAGCCGCGAACACATTGAAGAAACCCAGCTGTTGCGCCTGCGCAACACGGTAGCGCAGACCCGCAAGTGTGCTTTTTACCGCCAGCGGCTGGACGAAGCTGGCGTGGGCCCCGAATCGCTGCGCACCCTGGACGATCTGCGGCGCATACCCTTTACCACCAAGAACGACCTGCGCTCCCAGTACCCCACGGGGCTGCTCTGCGTGCCGCAATCCGAGGTGGTGCGCATGCACTGCTCCAGCGGCACCACAGGTTCACCCGTGGCCATCTGCCACACGCAGAACGACATCAACGCCTGGGCGGACCTCATGGCCCGCTGTATGTACATGGTGGGCGTGCGTCGGGACGACGTATTCCAGAATATGTCCGGCTACGGCCTGTTCACGGGCGGACTGGGCATCCACTTCGGGGCCGAGCGCCTGGGCTGCATGACCATCCCGGCCGGGGCGGGCAACTCCCGCCGTCAGATTAAGCTGGCCAAGGATTTTAACACCACGGTGGCCCACATCCTGCCCTCCTACGCCCTGATCCTGGGTGAACATCTGCGTGAAATGGGGGAAGACCCGCGCCAATTCCCCCTGCGCATCGCCATGGTGGGCGCAGAGCCCTATACCGAGGAATACCGCCGCCGCATCGAAAATCTTTTCGATATGAAAGTTTACAACTCCTATGGCCTGTCAGAAATGAACGGCCCGGGCGTGGGCTTCGAGTGCCTGGAACAAAATGGCCTGCACATCTGGGAGGACGCCTACATCCCCGAAATTGTGGACCCGGAGACGGGCGCAGCCCTGCCCGATGGCGAGGTGGGCGAGCTGGTCATGACCTGTCTGTGCCGTCAGGGCATGCCCATTCTGCGCTACCGTACCCGCGACCTGACCCGCTTTTTGCCGGGCTTCTGCGCCTGTGGCCGCAAGCACCGCCGCATTGACCGCATTCTGGGCCGGGCGGACGACATGTTCATCATCAAGGGGGTGAACATCTACCCCTTGCAGGTGGAGCAAGTCATCATGACCTTCCCGGAGGTGGGGCAGAGCTACCTTATTATTCTGGAAAACGACGGCATCGGCGACGTCATGCGGGTGCAGGTAGAGATCCGGGACGAATATTTTGTGGAGGATATGCGCGTGCTCCACAACCTGCAAAAGGCCATTACCGCGCGCCTGCGCGACGAAATACTGGTGACGCCCAAGGTGGAGCTGGTGGAAAGCAACAGCCTGCCGCGCAGCGAGGGCAAGGCCGTGCGCCTCAAGGATCTGCGCGAGCAAAAATAACGCCCGTTTCCGTGGCGCAACCGGCCCCACAGGTGGTTTATGGATTTCTTGCCTTTTCCTTTGGCATCAGTCCTGGCGGGCGCGTTTGTCACGCTGCTCGGCTTTGTACTGCTGCTCAACATCTTTGGCCTGCCGGCCAACTGGCTGCTGCTGGGGCTGGTAGCCCTGTGGAAGCTGATCCACCCTGCGGCCCAGTCCATGGACGTCTGGTTCTGGGTGCTCATGGTGGGCATTGCCCTGGCCGGAGAGGCTCTTGAAATGGGCCTGCAGATCGTTAAGGCCCGGCGCTACGGCTCCAGCTCTTCGGGTACCTTTGCGGGCATGATCGGGGCCATCGCCGGGGCTATTTTGCTGGCGCCCCTGTTTTTCGGCCTGGGGGCGCTTATCGGCGCGCTGGCCGGGGCCTGGACGGGCTGCTTTCTTATGGAACTCGTCCGCGGCCGCCCCTTGGGCGAGGCCCTGGACGCGGCCTTCGGGGCCATGATGGGCCGTTTTCTGGGCACTGTTTGCAAGTGCGGGGCCGGCGGGGCCATGCTGGCTCTGGCGGCCAATCACATCTGGCCCCAGCCCCCTGCCCTGCTGCTGGAACCGGCTGAAGGCGCCACCCAGGTGCTGGCGGCCTTTCACTTTTTGTGCTGAGGCGCATGATGCTGCTGCAAGGTCTGGACGTAGTCCTGGTCAAGACCCGCTTTCCCGAGAACATCGGCATGGCGGCGCGGGCCTGCGTCAACATGGGTTGTTCCTCCCTGCGCCTGGTGGATCCCGAACGCTGGGACAAAGAGAAGGCCATCCCCCTGGCCACACCTAAAGGCATCCCCCTGCTGGACAGCCTGAGCGTTCACCCCTCTGTGCAAGAGGCGGTGGCCCCCTGCGCACTGGTGCTGGGCACTACCGCCCGGGTGGGCGGCTGGCGCAGGGCCCTGCTTTCGCCGCCGCAGGCCGGCAGACTGGTTGCGGCGTCCCTGGCGCGCGGCGAGCGCGTTGCCTTGGTCTTCGGCCCCGAAGACCGCGGCCTGAACAATGCAGAAATCTCCCACTGCCAGCAACTGGTCACCATCCCCACCGATCCGGCGGCCCGCTCCCTCAATCTGGCCCAGGCTGTACTGCTGCTGACCTACGAATGCGCCAACGCCGTGCGGGCCCTGCGCCACGCGGGGGGCGCCGCCCCCTCTCCCGCAAGCGAAGACGCCACGGCTGCCGCGCCGGATGCCGCTCTCGCGTCCCCGCAAAGCCGGCCTCCAGACCCCGTGCCCGGCGGCCGGGCGGCCACAGCCGCCGAACAGGAGCGCCTCATGGCTGCACTCAAGGATATGCTTCTGCGCCTGGACTATCTGCACGGGGACAATCCGGACTACTTCCTGCTGCCCTGGCGTCGGCTGTTCAGTCGGGCCGGGCTGCGGCGGCACGAATACGACGCCCTCATGGGACTCTGCCGTCAGGTCCGCGCCAAGCTGGGCTGATCCCGGCATTTCCGCGCACGGCAATGCTTCCTTCCACTCCAGTTTTTTGTCCGTCTGCAAGCGGTTTCTGCGTTTGCGCCCATAACACAGATTCATGTTGAGAATATGTATTCTCAATGGTTAGGCACGCTCATTTCAGCGCTTACCCGTGCAACTACATAGCGTTGCTGTCTGTATCCGTAACTAGCGCTGCTGTCTTAGCCCGTAATTTTTTCGCCGTAACGGGGCAACCCCTGCTTCGCAATGGCTACAGCTGTGCTTGCGCCTCCACGGCGAGCGTCTTGCTTACGCAATCGCCAGGACATTGCAAAATTGCAAGGCTCTGGCCACAAATGTGAAATAAATCTTTTATTGCGAACTGACGCCAAATCCGCTTTTGGCTTTTGACAGCAGTTATAACGTTCGCTATACGTCCCCTTAACTTTTTATATCTCTGGTCGATATAGGTTAAAAGGCTACTAAAAGCGTCTGACGGCTCCTTGGCAGGGGGGCGGTCAGGCAAGCACGTATGCGCGGCTATTCCCGCACCGCCGGTTGCGTCAGGCCTGAGGCTATGCGCCTCTGGACAGGGAACCATGCGCAACGCCGGGTTATACCCGACGCTGGCGATGCCGTCCGCGCAGCCTGACGGCCCTTATGTGGCATACGACACCATGACGTGGAGGAGAACTTGTCATGCGCCTTACGCTTACGCACAAGTATGTAGGTTCATTGTTTATTGCCTTGATCGTCTGCTGCGCCGTAGTGTTGGTCGTTGCCATTTATCATATGAAAAAACCTTTTGACGCCGAACTGGTGGACGGCATGGCCCGCAGCCAGCAGGTGGTGGACGCCGCCATCACCGCTACGTCGGGGCGCTTCCTGCACAGCGGCGACCTTATTGCGCGCAATCCGGATTTTGCCGCCGCCGTGGCCGCCAAGGACCACGCGGCCGTGTATGCCCTGGCGCAGGAGCTCATGCGCGCCGCGGGCTCGGACTTCATGTCCGTGACCGACGCCCAGGGCACAGTCATTGCCCGCGGGCACGCCGCCAAATTCGGCGACAATATCGCCAAGCAGGGCACCGTGGCCAAGGCCATGCGCGGCGAAGCGGCAGCAGCTGTGGTTACCGGCCCCATCAACCCCTTCATGCTCCGCGCCTCCTGCCCCATACGACGCGAGGGGGTCGTGGTGGGCACGGTTTCTGTGGGCGTGCAGCTCACCACTCCGGCTTTTCTGGATGACCTCAAGCGCCTTGCCGGGGTGGACGTGACCATCTTCAAGGGCGACACGCGGGTCATGACCACCATCCTGCGCGACAATAAAAGGATTATCGGCACCAAACTGGACGCTCCGGCCGTGGTGCAAGCCGTGCTGGAGCGCGGCGAAGTGAGCGTGGTGCGCAACGTTATTTCAGGCGTGCGCTATCAATCGGCCTATTGGCCCGTGCGGACCGCGGACGGCAAAATTCTGGGCATGTGGTTTGTGGGCAACCCCATTGAAGATCTGGCAAAACTGGAGCACGCCGGCATCCGCGCCGCCGTGCTTACCGCGCTGGGGCTGCTGACCGTGCTGCTGGTTCTGGCTGTGCTTGTGGGGCTGCGCATCAGCGCGCCCGTGACCAAAATCACGCGCTATGCCCTGGCCGTGGCCGGCGGTGACGCCTCGGCCCGGCTGGGCGTGCGCAGCAACGACGATATGGGGCAACTGGCCGACGCCCTGCGCCAGATGGAAACCAACCTGCGCAAACTGGTGAAGGAGGCGCACGCCAAAACCCAAGAAGCCCGCAGCATGAGCGAAGAGGCCCGGCAAGCTGTGGAAGAAGCCCACAAGGCGCAAAAAGAGGCCGAAAAAGCCCGGCGTGAAGGCATTGTCAGCGCGGCTGAACGCATGGGCGGCGTGGTGAACAAACTCAATGCCGCCGCCGAAGATATTGCCGACCAAGTGGACAACACGCACACGGCCTTGAGCCAGGCCCTCAAGCGCCTGGCGGAAACCGCCACGGGCATGGGACAAATGAACGCCAGCGTGCTGGACGTGGCCCAAAACGCCGGGGGCGCGGCGGATATTTCCAACACGGCCCGGCAGGAAGCCGAGGCTGGGGCCCAGGTGGTGGCCCAGGCCGTTGCCGGCATTGAGGAAGTGCAGCGCCAGTCCCTGAAGCTGCGTGAAGGCATGGCCCAACTGGCCGAGCACACCCAGGCCATCACCAGGATTATGAATGTCATTGCGGATATAGCGGACCAGACCAATCTGCTGGCCCTCAATGCGGCCATTGAAGCGGCCAGGGCCGGCGACGCCGGACGCGGCTTTGCCGTGGTGGCTGACGAAGTGCGCAAACTGGCGGAAAAGACCATGGCCTCCACTGCGGACGTGGCCCAGGCGGTTACGGCCATCCAGCAGAGCGCGGAAACCAGCGTGTCCTTGGTGGACGCCACCGTGAAAACCATTGACGCGGCCACGGGCTTTGCCGATAAGTCTGGTGAAGCGCTGACCAAAATCGTGGGCATGGTGGATCAGACCGCCGACGAAGTGCGGGCCATCGCCTCGGCCAGCGAGGAGCAGTCCGCCGCCAGTGCGGCCATCAACAAATCCCTGGAGGACGTGAACTTTATTGCCAAGTCCACGGCGGATTCCATGGAAGTGGCCGCCCGCGAAATGGCCTTGCTGCGCACCCAGGCGCAGGACATGGCCAAGCTGGTGGAAGAACTGAAGCGGGGGTAGGGGCAAAACGTTTTATTTTTAAACCCAATCAAGGTGTATCGAAGTTATATTCATATCTTTTATGAGTTTCCTTACTCGGATTGCCTCTTCGCAAATTTCTGGGATTCTGTCCTCATGAGTCTCAACTAGGACTGTTTCAATTTTATTAAGCGCACCGCTAATTATTATCTTTTCGAGTATACAATACTCAGCGCCCTCAACATCCAATTTTAAAATTGAAATTTTTTTATCAATCGAGAATATAAAATCCGTAATATCTATCACTTCA
This portion of the Desulfovibrio legallii genome encodes:
- a CDS encoding phenylacetate--CoA ligase family protein; amino-acid sequence: MDVFDEAELWSREHIEETQLLRLRNTVAQTRKCAFYRQRLDEAGVGPESLRTLDDLRRIPFTTKNDLRSQYPTGLLCVPQSEVVRMHCSSGTTGSPVAICHTQNDINAWADLMARCMYMVGVRRDDVFQNMSGYGLFTGGLGIHFGAERLGCMTIPAGAGNSRRQIKLAKDFNTTVAHILPSYALILGEHLREMGEDPRQFPLRIAMVGAEPYTEEYRRRIENLFDMKVYNSYGLSEMNGPGVGFECLEQNGLHIWEDAYIPEIVDPETGAALPDGEVGELVMTCLCRQGMPILRYRTRDLTRFLPGFCACGRKHRRIDRILGRADDMFIIKGVNIYPLQVEQVIMTFPEVGQSYLIILENDGIGDVMRVQVEIRDEYFVEDMRVLHNLQKAITARLRDEILVTPKVELVESNSLPRSEGKAVRLKDLREQK
- a CDS encoding DUF456 domain-containing protein; its protein translation is MDFLPFPLASVLAGAFVTLLGFVLLLNIFGLPANWLLLGLVALWKLIHPAAQSMDVWFWVLMVGIALAGEALEMGLQIVKARRYGSSSSGTFAGMIGAIAGAILLAPLFFGLGALIGALAGAWTGCFLMELVRGRPLGEALDAAFGAMMGRFLGTVCKCGAGGAMLALAANHIWPQPPALLLEPAEGATQVLAAFHFLC
- a CDS encoding RNA methyltransferase, whose translation is MLLQGLDVVLVKTRFPENIGMAARACVNMGCSSLRLVDPERWDKEKAIPLATPKGIPLLDSLSVHPSVQEAVAPCALVLGTTARVGGWRRALLSPPQAGRLVAASLARGERVALVFGPEDRGLNNAEISHCQQLVTIPTDPAARSLNLAQAVLLLTYECANAVRALRHAGGAAPSPASEDATAAAPDAALASPQSRPPDPVPGGRAATAAEQERLMAALKDMLLRLDYLHGDNPDYFLLPWRRLFSRAGLRRHEYDALMGLCRQVRAKLG
- a CDS encoding methyl-accepting chemotaxis protein translates to MRLTLTHKYVGSLFIALIVCCAVVLVVAIYHMKKPFDAELVDGMARSQQVVDAAITATSGRFLHSGDLIARNPDFAAAVAAKDHAAVYALAQELMRAAGSDFMSVTDAQGTVIARGHAAKFGDNIAKQGTVAKAMRGEAAAAVVTGPINPFMLRASCPIRREGVVVGTVSVGVQLTTPAFLDDLKRLAGVDVTIFKGDTRVMTTILRDNKRIIGTKLDAPAVVQAVLERGEVSVVRNVISGVRYQSAYWPVRTADGKILGMWFVGNPIEDLAKLEHAGIRAAVLTALGLLTVLLVLAVLVGLRISAPVTKITRYALAVAGGDASARLGVRSNDDMGQLADALRQMETNLRKLVKEAHAKTQEARSMSEEARQAVEEAHKAQKEAEKARREGIVSAAERMGGVVNKLNAAAEDIADQVDNTHTALSQALKRLAETATGMGQMNASVLDVAQNAGGAADISNTARQEAEAGAQVVAQAVAGIEEVQRQSLKLREGMAQLAEHTQAITRIMNVIADIADQTNLLALNAAIEAARAGDAGRGFAVVADEVRKLAEKTMASTADVAQAVTAIQQSAETSVSLVDATVKTIDAATGFADKSGEALTKIVGMVDQTADEVRAIASASEEQSAASAAINKSLEDVNFIAKSTADSMEVAAREMALLRTQAQDMAKLVEELKRG